The Candidatus Cloacimonadaceae bacterium DNA window AGGACATCCATACCGTTTAGGGCGGCAAAATAGGCGCCGATATATTTCTTGATGCGATAGCAATAGACGTCGTGTGCCAGGATCGCCCGTGGATTTTGCTTCAGTAGGATCTCATCCTCGATTGTGCGCATGTCGTTGGAAATGTGGGAAAGCCCCAGCATGCCGCTCTTTTTGTTCAGGATGGAATTGACTTCGTCCACGCTGAGCCCAAGCTGCTGCTGCATGTGGATCGGAATCGCGGGATCGAGATCGCCGCAACGGGTGCCCATCATCAATCCTTCCAGAGGGGTCAAGCCCATGGAAGTGTCGATGGATTTGCCTCTATCGATGGCGGTGACCGATGCTCCGTTGCCAAGGTGACAGGAGATGATCTTCAAATCTTCGATGTTTTTGCCAAGGTATTCGGCGGCTTTGAGGCTGACATATTTGTGCGAGGTGCCATGAAAGCCATAACGGCGAATCTTGTGCGTGTGATAGAATTCGAGCGGCAGAGGATAGAGATACGCGTGTTCCGGCATCGTTTGATGAAAGGCGGTGTCAAACACTCCGCATTGAGGCACATCCGGCATGTCTTTTTTGACCGCTGCGATGCCATCTAGGTTGGCGGGATTGTGTAGCGGCGCCAAAGATTCGCACTCGCGCATCACGT harbors:
- a CDS encoding acetate kinase, which produces MKILVLNCGSSSIKYQFINMEGQSVMAEGIAEKIGEGVGLFSYKSPSYTIKKREMVIENHESGLQLIIDSLLDKTHGVIGDISEIDAVGHRLVHAGEHYSDAVIVTDQVIDVMRECESLAPLHNPANLDGIAAVKKDMPDVPQCGVFDTAFHQTMPEHAYLYPLPLEFYHTHKIRRYGFHGTSHKYVSLKAAEYLGKNIEDLKIISCHLGNGASVTAIDRGKSIDTSMGLTPLEGLMMGTRCGDLDPAIPIHMQQQLGLSVDEVNSILNKKSGMLGLSHISNDMRTIEDEILLKQNPRAILAHDVYCYRIKKYIGAYFAALNGMDVLIFTGGVGERMPIMRAQVCENMEALGIHLDLDANAKFTDEIELISTPGSPVTVLKVPTNEELMIALETQRLLSI